In Juglans microcarpa x Juglans regia isolate MS1-56 chromosome 4S, Jm3101_v1.0, whole genome shotgun sequence, a single window of DNA contains:
- the LOC121263787 gene encoding patellin-3-like: MIRNTIKWRKEFGIDALVDEDLGDEWEKVVFMHGYDREGHPVCYNVYGEFQNKEVYAKAFSDEEKRAKFLRWRIQFLERSIRKLDFSPGGVCTIFQVNDLKNSPGPAKRDLRLATKQALQVLQDNYPEFVAKQVFINVPWWYLAFYTMISPFLTQRTKSKFVFAGPSKTAETLFKYISPEQVPVQYGGLSVDYCDCNPDFSTSDPVAEVTVKPATKQTVEIIIYEKCSIVWELRVVGWEVSYGAEFVPTAEDRYTVIIQKATKKASSDEPVVSNSFKVGELGKILLTVDNPTSKKKQLLYRFKIKSFID; this comes from the exons ATGATCAGGAACACCATCAAATGGAGGAAGGAATTCGGGATTGATGCGCTTGTCGACGAGGATCTCGGGGACGAGTGGGAAAAGGTGGTCTTTATGCATGGATATGACAGAGAGGGGCATCCAGTGTGTTACAATGTATATGGGGAGTTTCAGAATAAAGAGGTGTATGCAAAAGCGTTCTCGGATGAGGAAAAGAGAGCCAAGTTCTTGAGGTGGAGGATACAGTTCTTGGAGAGGAGTATAAGGAAGCTGGATTTTAGTCCTGGTGGTGTTTGCACCATCTTTCAGGTCAATGACCTCAAAAACTCTCCGGGACCCGCAAAGCGCGATCTTAGGCTGGCCACCAAACAGGCTCTTCAGGTGCTTCAGGACAATTATCCCGAATTTGTAGCCAAACAG GTGTTTATCAATGTTCCTTGGTGGTATCTTGCATTCTATACGATGATCAGTCCGTTCTTGACCCAGAGGACCAAGAGCAAGTTTGTTTTTGCAGGGCCATCGAAGACTGCTGAAACCCTTTTCAA GTACATATCTCCTGAGCAAGTGCCCGTTCAATATGGTGGCTTGAGTGTCGATTATTGTGATTGCAACCCAGATTTCAGCACTTCTGATCCAGTTGCAGAGGTTACTGTAAAACCAGCAACTAAGCAAACGGTGGAAATCATAATTTATGAG AAATGCAGCATTGTTTGGGAGCTTCGAGTAGTGGGGTGGGAGGTGAGCTATGGGGCTGAATTTGTGCCTACAGCCGAAGATAGATATACTGTTATCATACAGAAAGCCACGAAGAAGGCCTCAAGTGATGAACCAGTGGTGAGCAACAGCTTTAAAGTTGGTGAACTAGGCAAAATACTGCTCACTGTGGATAACCCAACCTCAAAAAAGAAGCAGCTTCTTTACAGGTTCAAGATCAAGTCCTTCATAGACTGA
- the LOC121262657 gene encoding protein NRT1/ PTR FAMILY 5.10-like: protein MSAPPIISSPLLLDTVDGALDHKGRPALRSKSGTWRSASFIIGVEMAERFAYYGISSNLIMYLTGPFGQSTATAAQNVNAWSGTASLLPLLGAFVADSFLGRYRTIVVASLIYILGLGLLTMSSILPSLSSFGCQDASKSLPCSPPQPQVILFFFSLYLVALGQAGHKPCVQAFGADQFDGRNPKECKAKSSFFNWWYFGLCACNLVTLPILNSIQDNFSWGLGFGIPCATMVVALVIFVLGTRTYRYSFQGDEKSPFMRVGQVFVAAIRNWRTTSSAIAIEEETRGTLPHQSSEEFRFLNKALLAPDGSKEDGKVCSICEVEEAKAVLRLVPVWLTSLAYAIVFAQSSTFFTKQGATMNRRVVPGFDVPAASLQSFISLAIVLFIPIYDRIFVPMARAFTGKSSGITMLQRIGTGMVLSAISMAIAAVVEMVRLKTAQEYGLVDLPGVTVPMSIWWLAPQYVLFGIADVFTMVGLQEFFYDQVPSELRSVGLALYLSIFGVGSFLSSFLVSVIVSATGADGQDSWFANNLNRAHLDYFYCLLCGLSVIELAAFLYIAKAYIYNRGSTA from the exons GCGTGGAAATGGCGGAGAGGTTCGCCTACTATGGGATTAGCTCCAACCTCATAATGTATTTGACTGGACCTTTTGGCCAGTCAACTGCCACTGCCGCCCAGAACGTCAACGCCTGGTCCGGAACGGCCTCGTTACTTCCTCTTTTGGGTGCGTTTGTGGCCGACTCCTTTCTCGGCCGCTACCGCACTATAGTCGTTGCTTCTCTCATCTACATCCTG GGACTTGGCCTGTTGACTATGTCATCAATTCTTCCTTCTCTCAGCTCTTTTGGCTGCCAAGACGCCAGTAAATCTCTGCCATGTTCTCCTCCTCAGCCCCAAGTAATCCTATTCTTCTTCTCCCTATATCTTGTAGCACTTGGACAAGCTGGACATAAGCCTTGTGTTCAGGCGTTTGGAGCTGATCAATTTGATGGACGAAATCCTAAAGAGTGCAAGGCCAAAAGCTCATTCTTCAATTGGTGGTATTTTGGTTTATGTGCCTGTAACTTAGTAACACTTCCAATCTTAAACTCTATACAAGACAATTTTAGCTGGGGTCTTGGTTTTGGAATCCCTTGTGCCACAATGGTGGTTGCACTGGTTATTTTCGTTCTTGGAACTAGGACTTACCGGTACAGTTTCCAAGGGGATGAGAAAAGTCCATTTATGAGAGTTGGCCAGGTGTTTGTTGCTGCAATTAGGAACTGGAGAACCACCTCCTCAGCAATAGCCATTGAAGAGGAAACTCGCGGAACCTTGCCTCACCAAAGTTCAGAAGAATTCAG GTTCCTCAACAAAGCTTTGCTTGCACCAGATGGTTCTAAAGAAGATGGAAAGGTGTGCAGCATCTGTGAGGTTGAGGAGGCAAAGGCAGTTCTTAGGCTTGTTCCAGTGTGGTTGACAAGCTTGGCATATGCTATTGTGTTTGCACAGTCATCAACCTTCTTTACCAAGCAAGGGGCTACTATGAACAGAAGGGTTGTGCCAGGCTTTGATGTACCGGCCGCTTCTCTTCAATCCTTTATCAGCCTTGCCATTGTTCTCTTCATTCCCATATATGACCGCATTTTTGTGCCCATGGCTAGAGCTTTCACTGGAAAATCCTCTGGCATCACAATGCTACAGAGAATTGGAACTGGGATGGTTTTATCTGCAATTTCCATGGCAATTGCAGCTGTAGTTGAGATGGTAAGGCTCAAAACTGCTCAAGAATACGGGTTGGTTGATTTGCCAGGGGTGACAGTCCCAATGAGCATATGGTGGTTGGCTCCTCAATATGTCTTGTTTGGGATTGCCGATGTTTTCACCATGGTTGGTCTACAAGAGTTCTTTTATGATCAGGTCCCAAGTGAATTAAGGAGTGTGGGTCTTGCTCTGTACCTGAGTATCTTTGGCGTGGGGAGCTTTCTAAGCAGCTTCCTCGTCTCTGTCATTGTGTCAGCAACTGGTGCGGATGGTCAAGATAGTTGGTTCGCCAATAATCTTAATCGGGCACATCTGGATTACTTTTATTGTCTACTTTGTGGACTTAGTGTAATAGAACTGGCTGCCTTCCTATATATTGCAAAAGCATACATTTATAACAGGGGAAGCACAGCATGA
- the LOC121263786 gene encoding LOW QUALITY PROTEIN: patellin-3-like (The sequence of the model RefSeq protein was modified relative to this genomic sequence to represent the inferred CDS: inserted 1 base in 1 codon) yields the protein MAEEHQKPGSEVPPSTEEGVVDKPTAEKEPPAPEPLVKAPENPGPVEQVVEPENPKAEDPKVDEVDEVKITQSVSFKEETYVVEELPGSQKKALEELKQLVQEALNKHELTAPPPPPPPAAKEEEKEEAEKEKEKDKETDPSAAAAEHPKIEEPPKVELDETVARPPVETEHEEPPKVETYETVTAPPPVEKKEEVISELVAAETVTETTSPVEAKEEENVPPAPPTEVIAEEVVEKVTAADQDNTTKTVQEAIKETIVVEVSAPPTTTKPEEPATEAKEVAAEPKEEVPTPPPPPPEEVSIWDIPLLQDERSDVILLKFLRARDFKVKDALAMIKNTVRWRKEFGIDALLEEDHGNEWDKVAFTHGYDKEGHPVCYNVFSEFQNKELYLNTFATEEKRQKFLKWRIQFLEKSVRKLDFSPTGISSIVQVNDFKNSLGIGKRELWQAIKQAVQLFQDNYPEFLAKQVFINVPWWYIVYNRMISPFLTQRTKSKFVFAGPSKAAETLFKYISPEQVPVHYGGLKREDEEEFNIADPVTEVTIKPASKHTIEFPISETGLLLVWEARVLGWDVSHGAEFVPIAEGXYTVIVQKTRKIAPADETVISNSFKVGEQGKVVLTFDNQTSKKKKLLYRSKTKPCSD from the exons ATGGCTGAGGAACACCAAAAGCCAGGGTCAGAAGTGCCGCCATCCACCGAGGAAGGGGTGGTGGACAAGCCCACCGCTGAGAAAGAGCCGCCAGCACCGGAACCTCTGGTCAAGGCACCGGAAAATCCTGGTCCAGTTGAACAAGTGGTCGAGCCCGAGAACCCAAAGGCCGAGGACCCGAAAGTCGACGAGGTCGACGAAGTGAAGATTACCCAATCGGTCTCTTTCAAGGAAGAAACCTACGTTGTGGAAGAGCTACCTGGGTCGCAAAAGAAGGCACTTGAGGAGCTGAAGCAACTCGTCCAAGAGGCCCTTAACAAACACGAGCTCACTGCTCCACCGCCGCCTCCTCCGCCGGCCGctaaagaagaagagaaggaggaggccgagaaagagaaagagaaggacaAGGAGACCGATccttctgctgctgctgctgaacACCCCAAAATAGAAGAACCTCCCAAAGTGGAACTGGACGAGACCGTAGCACGGCCCCCTGTGGAAACGGAACATGAAGAGCCTCCCAAGGTGGAGACCTACGAGACTGTAACAGCACCACCACCGgtggaaaagaaagaagaggtaATTTCTGAGTTGGTGGCTGCTGAAACTGTGACCGAGACAACTTCACCAGTAGAAGccaaagaagaagagaatgttCCACCAGCACCACCCACCGAGGTCATTGCCGAGGAGGTGGTGGAAAAAGTGACCGCCGCCGATCAGGATAATACGACCAAGACTGTGCAGGAGGCAATCAAAGAGACCATAGTAGTCGAGGTGTCGGCTCCTCCGACAACAACTAAACCAGAGGAGCCAGCCACTGAGGCAAAGGAGGTTGCGGCGGAGCCAAAAGAAGAAGTCCCCACaccgcctccgcctccgcctgAGGAGGTCTCCATCTGGGATATTCCGCTGCTTCAGGACGAGAGAAGCGATGTGATCCTCTTGAAGTTCCTGAGAGCCAGGGATTTCAAGGTCAAGGACGCCTTGGCCATGATCAAGAACACGGTCCGGTGGCGCAAGGAGTTCGGGATCGATGCCCTTCTCGAGGAAGACCACGGAAATGAGTGGGACAAGGTGGCTTTCACCCATGGGTATGATAAAGAAGGTCACCCTGTCTGCTACAACGTCTTCAGCGAGTTCCAGAACAAGGAGTTGTATCTGAATACCTTTGCCACTGAAGAGAAGCGCCAGAAGTTCCTGAAGTGGAGAATTCAGTTCTTGGAGAAGAGCGTCAGGAAGCTTGATTTCAGTCCTACTGGCATCTCTTCCATTGTTCAGGTCAACGATTTCAAGAACTCCCTTGGAATCGGAAAGAGGGAGCTCTGGCAGGCCATCAAGCAGGCCGTTCAATTGTTCCAGGATAACTACCCTGAATTCCTAGCCAAACAG GTGTTTATCAACGTTCCATGGTGGTACATAGTCTATAATCGGATGATCAGTCCTTTCCTGACACAAAGGACCAAGAGCAAGTTTGTATTTGCTGGCCCATCAAAGGCTGCTGAAACCCTTTTCAA ATATATATCGCCTGAACAAGTACCGGTTCATTATGGTGGGCTAAAGAGGGAGGATGAAGAGGAATTCAATATTGCGGACCCTGTTACAGAGGTTACAATCAAACCGGCATCCAAGCACACCATTGAATTTCCAATCTCTGAG ACTGGATTGCTGCTGGTTTGGGAAGCAAGAGTGTTGGGTTGGGATGTGAGCCACGGAGCTGAATTTGTGCCAATCGCCGAGG GGTACACTGTGATTGTACAGAAGACAAGAAAGATTGCCCCAGCTGATGAAACAGTGATCTCTAACAGCTTCAAAGTTGGTGAGCAGGGCAAGGTGGTGCTTACCTTTGATAACCAAAcctcgaagaagaagaagctcttGTACAGATCCAAGACCAAACCCTGCTCAGATTAA
- the LOC121263789 gene encoding uncharacterized protein LOC121263789 gives MAEKKEILPPKFDLDAKWDACLDLTLRRFVYSSLAGAFGGLLLFRTPVTRWASVAFGAGVGIGSAYTDCSRLFDGTPPKLIASKSTETPVFQEAGNEN, from the exons ATGGCTGAGAAGAAAGAGATCTTGCCTCCCAAATTCGACTTGGATGCCAAATGGGACGCCTGTCTCGATCTGACCCTTCGCCGCTTCGTCTACTCCTCCTTGGCCGGCGCCTTCGGTGGCCTTCTCCTCTTCA GGACTCCTGTTACTCGCTGGGCATCTGTAGCTTTTGGTGCTGGAGTAGGCATTGGATCTGCATACACGGACTGTTCTCGTTTATTTGATGGCACTCCGCCAAAGTTGATAGCTTCTAAGAGCACAGAGACTCCTGTTTTTCAG GAAGCTGGGAATGAGAACTGA